In Sphingomonas sp. KC8, the sequence ACGGAGGAGCCATGGCCGAACAGGCCCTGATTGGCGGTAATGCCGACCTTGGCGCCTTCGATCTGGCGGTCACCCGCCTCGCCACGAAGCTGCCAGGTCAGTTCGCACACCTGCGCCAGCGCCTGCGCCGGCACCGCTTCGCCAAAGCAAGCCAGGCCGCCCGACGGGTTGACCGGAATTCGGCCGCCGATGCGGGTCTGCCCAGCGCGGGTGAGGGCGGCTGCCTCGCCACGTTCGCACAACAGGCAATCTTCGATCCAGTCGAGTTCCAGCGCGGTCGACAGATCGTAAACCTCGGCGACAGACACGTCCTTCGGGCCGATACCAGCCTGTTCATAGGCCTTCCTGGGCAGTGCCGAACGGAACTGCGTGGGCGCAACCGCCACCGCGCTGTCGGTGGCGAGATCCGGCATTTCGATTACCGACGACGCAAAGCTTGGCGTCACCGTGGAAATGGCGGCGATGCGGACGGCATCACCGCGGCCGATCTTGCGGGCATATTCCAGGCTCGACACGATCAGCGCGGCGCCGCCATCCGATGTGGCGCATACGTCCATCAGGCGCAGCGGATCGGCAACCATGGCCGACGCCGCGACGTCTTCGGCGGTGAATTTCTTGCGATAGCGCGCATAGGGATTGGTGAAGCCCTGTTCGGCATTTTTCACCTTCACCAGCGCGAAATCGTCCTGCGTGTCGCCGTAAATTTCCATGCGGCGACGGGCATAAAGCGCGAAATAGGTCGGGTTGGTGATGCCGACGCGGAAACGCACCCAATCGGGATCGTCCGGGCGTTCACCTTTGGCCGGGGCGAGGAAACCCTTTGGCGTGGTGTCTGCACCGACGACCAGTGCGACGTCCACTTCACCCGACAGGATTTTGGCGCGGGCTGCGGCCAGCGCCTGCGAACCGGACGCACAGGCGGCGTAGCTGGTATTGACCTCGGCCCCCTGCCAGCCCAGCGCCTGCGCGATGGTGGCACCAGCGACATAGCCCGGATAGCCGTTGCGCACAGTGCCGCCGCCGGAAATGAAGCGCACGTCGCGCCATTTCACGCCAGAATCCTTCAGCGCGGCACGGGCAGCAGCGACGCCATATTCAGCGAAGTTGCGGCCCCATTTGCCCCAGGGGTGCATGCCGACGCCAAGGATTGCGATTTCGCCGCTCATGCGCCGGCTCCTTCAACTGGTTTCCATTTCCAGGTGAGCTTGCCTTCCGGCAGCGTGGCGTCCGGCACCGTTTCCAGCACCAGTTCCATTTCCATCCCGGCCTTCAGGCTTTCGATGCCGACCCCTTCGACCACCTGGCCGAGGACCATCATCTTTTCCTTTTCCAGTTCGACCGCAGCGATCGCATACGGAACGAACGGATCAGCGGCGATATAGGGTTCGGGGGGCTTGTAGCAGGCGTTGGTGAACGACCAGACCTTGCCCGTCCGCGACAGTTCGACGCTTTCGAACGTCTCACCGTCGCAATCCGGATTGCGGCAATAGCCAGAGATCAGCTTCGGGAAATAATAGGTTCCACACGAAGCGCACTGGCTGCCGATGAGGTGCGGCGCCGCGCTATCGGTGGTAAACCACCCGTCGAGAACGGGAACTGTTGCCTGCGCGGCGCCTTCACTCATGCCACGGTTTCCTTCGCGATTGCCGGCGGATTGCCCTTGATGACGGTGGCACGATGGTTGTGCGGGTCAAGCCGGGCGATGATCGCAAGCTGTTCTTCGGTCGGCAGCGGCGTGGTTGGCAAGTCGCCGTCGACCTGAAGGTCGAAGCCGGTTGCTTCACGCACCTGATCGATGGTGACGCCCGGATGCAGCGAAAGAACGCGGATCGCGTGATCCTTGCCGCCGAAATCCATGACGCACAGGTTGGTGACGATCACCCGCAGGTCCACACCAGAATAGTTGCCGCCGGGCAGGCGACGCGCCGGGTTATACCCCACGCTCGACACCATATCGACTTCGCCTTCGACGAAGAGGCGCTTCGAGTGGAACGGCACGAACATCGAATTGATGTGGTAGATGCTGTTGCCGGGGAAACCGCGCACGCCCAGCATCTGGGTCTTCGGCTTGTCGTAGGTGCCGCCCAGATAGGACAGGTTCGTCTGCCCGAAGCGGTCGATCTGCGTGGGCGAAACCATCGCATGGCGACGGCCGGTCCACACCGCGGAATCGAAGAAGCGCGAGAAGGGCAGGTAGCCCGCCGCCTTGCGATCATCATAGCCGCGCGGGCCGATCGGAACCGGTTCTTCAACCAGAAATGCTTCGCCGTCTGTCATCATCAGCTGCGGCGTATGCGTCAGCTTGGCCAGGCTCGCGCCAAGACGCGGAACCGGGCCGATGCCGGTGGCGACGACTTCGCCATTCCCGCGCCACGCCTCGGAGCAGGCGACGATCAGCAGTTCGGCTAGCGAACAATCAGAAACGCTCATGCCTATTTCCTCAAAAGATTGGCAGGGGCAGCTTGGCAACTGCCTCGGCGCCGCCAATGGCGGCCTGATAATGGGCTTCGTCGGGGCCGACGAATTCAGCCATATACTTGTCCCAGCCGCCTTCTTCGCCGGCGCTGGCGGCATAAGCCTTGAAATGGCCCATGTCCCAGCCGTAGCTCGGCGGCAGCGAGGTCGGGTGAGCGCCCTGCGCGATTTCGACCACGCCGGTGACGAAGCAACGCTCGAAGGTATTGGCCTTCACGTCGTCCGGATAGCTGATGTCCATCCGCTCGACGACTTCTTCTGCCGAGACGTAGGTCTTTGCGGCCGCCTTGGCGAACCATTCGTCATAATAGGTATCGGGACCAAGTTGCTGCACGTTGCCGCGCTGATCGGCTCGGTGGACGTGGATCAACGCCACGTCGAGCTTGATCGCCGGCATCGCCAGCAGCACTTCGCCATCGGCGTACGGCGACGTTACGGTTTCGAACTTGCCGTAGGTCATCACGTCGGTGCCGAGGCCCACTCGGGTCGGCAGGAAGGGAAGCTGCATCGCGGCGGCCTTCAGGCCCCATTGCAGCATGCCTTCGTCCAGCTCCAGAATGTCGGCCAGCTGGCCCGCTTCGCGCACCTTGCGGAAGTAAGGCTCCAGCGGGATGGCGTCGAGCGAAACGAAGCCGAAGATCGCCTTCTTCACCTTGCCGGCGGCACAGAGCATGCCGATGTCAGCGCCGCCATAAGCGACGACGGTCAAATCCTTGAGGGACGAACGCAGGATCGCCCGGACCAGGGCCATCGGCTTGCGCCGTGGGCCCCAGCCACCGATCCCGATGGTCATGCCGTCCTTGAGCTGGCCGACGATTTCGTCGACCGTCATGCGCTTGTCGAAGGTCACTTCACTCACTGGCCGAAATCCCATTTATGACCCCAAAGATCTTCCTTGAGGGTGAAGGTGGGGGTGAACTTGCTCCAGTCGGGGCGAATCCCGCCACAACCATATTCGATATCGAAGCCGCCCGGTGTGCGCATATAGAAACTCACCATTTTATCGTTGGTGTGCTTGCCGAGCGTCGACGAGATATGCGTGCCGGCACCCGTGGCGCGATCGAGCGCAAGGCCGACTTCGTCCAGCGTTGCGACTTCGACCATGGTGTGCACCAGGCCCGATGGAACCGGAAACTGGGCAAGGCCGATAACGTGGTGACGCGGGCTTCCGGCGTGCAAGAAGTGCATGCTCATGCCGGGATCGTCCGGGCCGCCCTGCATGAAAACGCGCATTTCATCCGAATTGGCAAAGCCAAGATGGTCGACATAGAATGCGCGCGTTTCATCGATGTTCAGCGCAGGCAGAACGGCGTGGCCGAAGCCCATGTCATTGTCGCCATCCAGCGTGATGAATCCATCGACGGCCTGTGGTGAAACGAACGGGCTGCCCGCAGCTACGTGGCCCCAGCCGATTTCCAGCGGATTGCCGGCTGGGTCGCTGCAACGGAACATGTCGCGGAAACCACGCGCCAACGTATCGGCGGTGCTGGCCTTTTCGACCGCGACACCAGCGTTCTGGAGGTTGGCGAGCGCCGTCTCCCAATCACCGCGAGTCGCGCATTCAAGTCCGCTTGCCAGCAGCTTGTCGGTTCCGGTGGCTTCGATCCGGAAACGGAAGGGGCGATGATCCATGCGGTACAGCAGGACGCCATCCTCGGTCGAATCAGCGGGCATCAGGCCTACGACTGATTCGGCATATTGCGTCCAAGCTTGCAGATCGTGGGCGCCTATGACGAGATAGGCGAGCGAATGTACGGCCATGCCCCGATTACTCCTCTCTCCACCGCACTGCAGCGGCGTTTGATTGGGCTTCGGCTCTATCTGTGGCGACGCAGCATTTCAAGCATTGTTCGTCGCCCAAATTGGGCATCGAGTGCGCAAAGCGGTACTGAGAATGCGCCAAAGGCTTCGGGTGCGGAGTGATCGAGGTCATTTGCGTGGCAATCGGCATTGGTGGTTGACACTAAGCGTCATTCAAGCTGAATTGGATTCACGTTGGCGCGGGCGCTGGTCGTGCCGGAGCCAAGAGAAGGCAGTCGTGAAAACGCGGCGCCATTATGAGGAGAGTTTGATGTCCGGCGTTCTTGACGGTCTCAAGGTGCTCGATCTGTCCTGGGGGATAGCCGGCCCGATGACTGCAATGCTCCTCGCCGATCACGGCGCGCAGGTGACGCGGATCGAGCGGCCGGAAGGCGACCCGTTCGCACACATGCTCGGTTACAAGGTGTGGAACCGTGGCAAGCGGAACGCGGTGCTCAACCTGAAGGATGCAGGGGATCACGCGCTGTTCCTCAAGCTGGCGGCGGATGCCGACGTTCTGGTGGAAAGCTTCGCGCCGGGCGTGACGGAACGGCTGGGGATCGACTTCGAAACGCTGACGGCGATCAACCCCAGGCTGATATACTGTTCGATCAGCGCCTATGGCGAAGGCACGCCCGATCAGGACCGCAAGGGTTATGATGCGCTGGTTGCCGCGCGCGTGGGCCTGCAATTTGAACAACGGGGCCATGCAGAAGGCGCTGTCTGGCACATGACAGGACGTGAAAATCCGTTCATCGAGGCCGCTGACATTCAACCTGAATGGTTGCAGGGGGCGGATCGCGAAGGCCCGCTGTTTGTGGCATCGCCATGGCCATCGCTGGGCGCGTTCTTTTCTGCATCCACCGGAATCGCGGCGGCCTTGTTCGCGCGCGAAAAAACGGGGCGCGGGCAGCGGGTGCGCACGTCGTTGCAGCAGGGCGCGATGGCCTGCGCTTCCGGCGTCTGGCAGCGGATGGAGGAACCCGACGCGCCGGGGTTCAATACCTGGATCCTCAGTTCGAAATCACCCAAGGGGCATTTTAAGTGCAAGGATGGGCGCTGGGTGCATAATTGGGTGCCCAACCCGCGCTTCATTCTCGGGGCTTCGGCGGGCGATACGCTCAACGCATCGCCCGATCTGACGGTGCAGAACGATCCCGATCGCTTCGGTATCGGCCCGGAAGAATTGCTGGTGATGGCGCATTATCAGCCGATTTTGCAGGATGCGATCGCCAAGTTCAGCGCGGCCGAATGGGTGGAAGCTGCGCGCATTGCCGAAATGACGATGCAGGAATGCCGCCCGCTCGAAGAATCGCTCATCGACCCCTATCTAATCGACGATCGCTGCGTGACGACGGTGGACGATCCCGAACTCGGGCCGATCAACCAGGTGGGTATCACCTATCGGCTGTCGAACAGCCAGGGCAAAGTGCAGGGACCAGCGCGGGCGCGCGGTGCGGATACGGATGCGGTGAAAGCGGAAGCCGCGCGGTTGCCGGACCCGGTGAAGGCTTCGGCGAGCACCACGCCGGGCGATGCGCCGTTGAAGGGCATTCGGGTGCTCGATCTCGGCCTCGCCATCGCCGGGCCGTTCGGGTGTCAGTTGCTTGCCGATCTTGGCGCGGAAGTGATCAAGATCAACGCGCTGTGGGATACATATTGGCACAAGAACCACATCGCTTACGTCGCCAATCGCGGCAAAAGTTCGATTGCCTTGATGCTCAAGCATCCCAAGGCGATGGCAATCCTCAAGCAGTTGATCGTCACGGCTGACGTGGTGCAACACAATATGCGCTACGATGCGGTCGAACGGCTCGGGCTTGATTATGAAACCCTGTCGAAGGAGTTTCCGCGCCTCGTTTATTGCCACACGCGCGGGTTCGAAAAGGGGCCGCGCATGGGCCTGCCGGGCAACGACCAGACTGGCGCCTGCCTTGCGGGCATCCAGCATGAGGATGGCGCCGTCGCGCAGGGTGGCAAGCCGATCTGGGCGCTGACGTCGCTCGGCGATACCGGCAACGGCTTCCTGTCGGCAATCGGCATCATGAACGCGCTGATGGAGCGGGAAAAGACCGGCAAGGGGCAGTTCGTCGATACGTCGATCGTCAATGCCTGTCTGCTCAACACCAGCTATGCCGCAGCCAGGCCCGATGGCGGTGCGTTGCCTCGCCCGCGGCTCGACAAGGATCAGACCGGCTTTTCGGCGCATTATCGGCTGTACGAAGCGCAGGACGCCTGGGTGCAGGTGGCGGCGGTCGGCGATGCCGCCCAGGCAGCCTTTGACGGGTTGGTGGGCCGCGATCCGGCAGCCTTTTTCGCCAGCCGTTCGGCCGCCGACGCGCTGGCCGCATTGGCGCAGGCGGGGGTTCCGGCGGAATTGTCCGACGAAACCGCATCGCTGCGGTTGTTCGACAGCGATCTGCTGAAGCAGCGCCGCTGGACCGTCGAATATCATGATCCGGCCGTCGGCAAGCTCGAACAGGTCGGACTGACCTACGAACTGTCCGGCACGCCGGGCGTGATCCAGGGGCCGCCGCTGATCGTTGGCAAGGATACCGCCGCGATCCTCGCGGGCCTTGGCTATGATGAAGCGGCGATCGACGAACTGGCGGGCGAGGGCGCGATCGCCTGCGACCCACCACGCGCGACCCAGCAACAGATGCGGAGCCCATGGCAATGAGCGGCGAAAACCCGAACCCCAACCGGCCCGATCCGATCATGACGGTGGACGGCGCCCCCTTCTGGAAGGCCGCGAACGAGGGACGCTTCGTTGCGCAGAAATGCGGTGGTTGCGGGCGGCTGTGGCATCCGCCACGCGCCATCTGCCCCGAATGCCTGAGCAAGGACCGGCAGGAGCAGGAGCTTTCCGGCCGTGGTACGGTGATCAGTTGGGTGATGCCCATCCACCCACCGGCCTTTGGCTTTGATCAGCCGCCGATCGTTGCACTGGTCGAGGTGGAGGAGGGCCTTCGCTTTGTTACCAATGTCGAAGGTGCGGCACCCGATGCGATGCGTTTCGGCATGAAGGTCGACGTTGCGTTCGCCACCACGCGCGGTGGCCACAAGATCCCCGTATTCCGTCCCGCCAAGGAGGCCTGAGCATGGTCGACAGAAATGCCCAGGCCGCCATCGTCGGCATCGGCCAGACAGAGTTTTCCCGCAATTCGGGCCGTTCGGAACAGCAATTGATGGCCGAAGCGGTGTTAGCCGCACTCGACGATGCGGGGCTGTCCCCCAAGGATGTCGATGGCTGCCTGACGTTCGATCTCGACAATTCGGACGAGGTCGATCTGATGCGCAACCTCGGCGTGGAGGAGATCAAATATACGCTGCGCACGCCGCAGGGCGGTGCATCGTCGGTGACGACGCTGGTGCACGCCAAAAAAGCAGTTGAATCCGGCTTTTGCGACGTGATGGTGGTGTGGCGGGCGATGAATGAGCGGTCGGCCTACCGTTTCGGTCAGCCCAACCTGCAGATTTCGCCGAGCGGCAAGAGCAGCACCTTCGTCGAATGGTGCATGGCCTATGGCGCGCAGACGCCGGCCGTTTGGGAAGCGCTATCCTGCGGCCCCTACATGAACCGCTATGGCGTAACATCGGAGGACCTTGGCCGGATCGCGGTGTTGCTACGCGGCAATGCGGCGACCAACCCGAATGCGTGGTTCTATGGCAAGCCCATCACCCTGGACGATCA encodes:
- a CDS encoding lipid-transfer protein → MSGEIAILGVGMHPWGKWGRNFAEYGVAAARAALKDSGVKWRDVRFISGGGTVRNGYPGYVAGATIAQALGWQGAEVNTSYAACASGSQALAAARAKILSGEVDVALVVGADTTPKGFLAPAKGERPDDPDWVRFRVGITNPTYFALYARRRMEIYGDTQDDFALVKVKNAEQGFTNPYARYRKKFTAEDVAASAMVADPLRLMDVCATSDGGAALIVSSLEYARKIGRGDAVRIAAISTVTPSFASSVIEMPDLATDSAVAVAPTQFRSALPRKAYEQAGIGPKDVSVAEVYDLSTALELDWIEDCLLCERGEAAALTRAGQTRIGGRIPVNPSGGLACFGEAVPAQALAQVCELTWQLRGEAGDRQIEGAKVGITANQGLFGHGSSVIVVR
- a CDS encoding Zn-ribbon domain-containing OB-fold protein; translation: MSEGAAQATVPVLDGWFTTDSAAPHLIGSQCASCGTYYFPKLISGYCRNPDCDGETFESVELSRTGKVWSFTNACYKPPEPYIAADPFVPYAIAAVELEKEKMMVLGQVVEGVGIESLKAGMEMELVLETVPDATLPEGKLTWKWKPVEGAGA
- a CDS encoding CoA-transferase subunit beta — translated: MSVSDCSLAELLIVACSEAWRGNGEVVATGIGPVPRLGASLAKLTHTPQLMMTDGEAFLVEEPVPIGPRGYDDRKAAGYLPFSRFFDSAVWTGRRHAMVSPTQIDRFGQTNLSYLGGTYDKPKTQMLGVRGFPGNSIYHINSMFVPFHSKRLFVEGEVDMVSSVGYNPARRLPGGNYSGVDLRVIVTNLCVMDFGGKDHAIRVLSLHPGVTIDQVREATGFDLQVDGDLPTTPLPTEEQLAIIARLDPHNHRATVIKGNPPAIAKETVA
- a CDS encoding CoA transferase subunit A encodes the protein MSEVTFDKRMTVDEIVGQLKDGMTIGIGGWGPRRKPMALVRAILRSSLKDLTVVAYGGADIGMLCAAGKVKKAIFGFVSLDAIPLEPYFRKVREAGQLADILELDEGMLQWGLKAAAMQLPFLPTRVGLGTDVMTYGKFETVTSPYADGEVLLAMPAIKLDVALIHVHRADQRGNVQQLGPDTYYDEWFAKAAAKTYVSAEEVVERMDISYPDDVKANTFERCFVTGVVEIAQGAHPTSLPPSYGWDMGHFKAYAASAGEEGGWDKYMAEFVGPDEAHYQAAIGGAEAVAKLPLPIF
- a CDS encoding VOC family protein: MAVHSLAYLVIGAHDLQAWTQYAESVVGLMPADSTEDGVLLYRMDHRPFRFRIEATGTDKLLASGLECATRGDWETALANLQNAGVAVEKASTADTLARGFRDMFRCSDPAGNPLEIGWGHVAAGSPFVSPQAVDGFITLDGDNDMGFGHAVLPALNIDETRAFYVDHLGFANSDEMRVFMQGGPDDPGMSMHFLHAGSPRHHVIGLAQFPVPSGLVHTMVEVATLDEVGLALDRATGAGTHISSTLGKHTNDKMVSFYMRTPGGFDIEYGCGGIRPDWSKFTPTFTLKEDLWGHKWDFGQ
- a CDS encoding CaiB/BaiF CoA transferase family protein yields the protein MSGVLDGLKVLDLSWGIAGPMTAMLLADHGAQVTRIERPEGDPFAHMLGYKVWNRGKRNAVLNLKDAGDHALFLKLAADADVLVESFAPGVTERLGIDFETLTAINPRLIYCSISAYGEGTPDQDRKGYDALVAARVGLQFEQRGHAEGAVWHMTGRENPFIEAADIQPEWLQGADREGPLFVASPWPSLGAFFSASTGIAAALFAREKTGRGQRVRTSLQQGAMACASGVWQRMEEPDAPGFNTWILSSKSPKGHFKCKDGRWVHNWVPNPRFILGASAGDTLNASPDLTVQNDPDRFGIGPEELLVMAHYQPILQDAIAKFSAAEWVEAARIAEMTMQECRPLEESLIDPYLIDDRCVTTVDDPELGPINQVGITYRLSNSQGKVQGPARARGADTDAVKAEAARLPDPVKASASTTPGDAPLKGIRVLDLGLAIAGPFGCQLLADLGAEVIKINALWDTYWHKNHIAYVANRGKSSIALMLKHPKAMAILKQLIVTADVVQHNMRYDAVERLGLDYETLSKEFPRLVYCHTRGFEKGPRMGLPGNDQTGACLAGIQHEDGAVAQGGKPIWALTSLGDTGNGFLSAIGIMNALMEREKTGKGQFVDTSIVNACLLNTSYAAARPDGGALPRPRLDKDQTGFSAHYRLYEAQDAWVQVAAVGDAAQAAFDGLVGRDPAAFFASRSAADALAALAQAGVPAELSDETASLRLFDSDLLKQRRWTVEYHDPAVGKLEQVGLTYELSGTPGVIQGPPLIVGKDTAAILAGLGYDEAAIDELAGEGAIACDPPRATQQQMRSPWQ
- a CDS encoding Zn-ribbon domain-containing OB-fold protein; the encoded protein is MSGENPNPNRPDPIMTVDGAPFWKAANEGRFVAQKCGGCGRLWHPPRAICPECLSKDRQEQELSGRGTVISWVMPIHPPAFGFDQPPIVALVEVEEGLRFVTNVEGAAPDAMRFGMKVDVAFATTRGGHKIPVFRPAKEA
- a CDS encoding thiolase C-terminal domain-containing protein; the protein is MVDRNAQAAIVGIGQTEFSRNSGRSEQQLMAEAVLAALDDAGLSPKDVDGCLTFDLDNSDEVDLMRNLGVEEIKYTLRTPQGGASSVTTLVHAKKAVESGFCDVMVVWRAMNERSAYRFGQPNLQISPSGKSSTFVEWCMAYGAQTPAVWEALSCGPYMNRYGVTSEDLGRIAVLLRGNAATNPNAWFYGKPITLDDHQNSKWIVAPWLHLLDCCQESDGGVALVIARADRARDTRNKPARILGAEYAFLKNHEIISDYYEGDLAELDVSRRVTERLTKAAGLAPRDTNVAMIYDNFTPQILRQTEGFGFCGAGEAKDYIRDGHMNLDGRHPLSPNGGLMGEAYIHGMNNITEGVRQLRGTAANQVKNVETVFCASGVAGAILGL